The following are encoded in a window of Halodesulfovibrio sp. genomic DNA:
- a CDS encoding DUF6785 family protein, whose translation MNPLRLPALALAILLGILMCAAGPFNTAWLGGTPLGGGHFPLAPFFISFFLFVGTAMLAAVTKTKPLINGTEQLIIWLFMVIGVGIGYSGLAESFFLNITAPAYYATGGYTWVTTLAPYLPDSWYMNDPTVIKPLYEGVSGGRDMNFLQIFAAIPWSAWIGILLLWGFFIMVAYLTMLCLVNLFGRQWIENERVNFPLLRVPQFLSEALDAGKMGTFLSNKFLLWGIGIPVFIHLINGLSYHYPSIPQLPLLVLAGQYFPKYGLFSGFNKLQLYLVPAYVGFAFLATRQIAFSFWFFYIFGALLMGILYVMGFNIPQSAMGINFGPNLARPAEATVIGSTFVFFLFILWLAREHLVSVFKSGLQDTKVHHGEIIPAAWSMWGAIAGILIMMIWCYWFGMSIGGAVVMPLVFFMIMLVVSRVITQGGLPQFMLTAAPSDGAAGVLGTRILGTAGIAITAVIQKMMFLDVQESLMPNLVHGNKISEHTQSKRRFFIALTILLALCVCTAFCSMLVLGYKTGLRDLQLEVETQSVLSIYENAGRLIDAPLSANSWISGFALLGAIFMCILVFCFYKFPWWPLHPLGFLAAYSKSMRILWVCFFLGWLCNYLVLHYGGTSLYRKVQMLFVGLIIGDMLMGGVWAIVSLFSGIVYPVFPELGG comes from the coding sequence ATGAATCCGTTACGGCTCCCCGCTCTAGCTCTTGCCATTCTACTTGGTATACTCATGTGTGCTGCTGGTCCGTTTAATACGGCATGGCTTGGAGGAACTCCGCTTGGTGGCGGGCACTTCCCCCTCGCACCATTCTTTATTTCATTCTTTCTTTTTGTGGGAACAGCAATGCTCGCCGCTGTCACCAAAACCAAACCACTTATTAACGGCACAGAGCAGCTCATCATATGGCTTTTTATGGTTATCGGTGTCGGCATCGGGTACTCAGGACTTGCCGAGTCTTTCTTTCTCAACATCACTGCTCCAGCATACTACGCAACAGGAGGGTACACATGGGTAACCACGCTTGCACCATATCTTCCTGATTCTTGGTACATGAATGACCCCACCGTGATAAAACCACTTTATGAAGGTGTTTCCGGTGGACGGGACATGAATTTCTTACAGATATTCGCAGCCATTCCATGGTCAGCATGGATAGGCATCCTCCTCCTGTGGGGATTCTTCATCATGGTTGCTTATCTCACGATGCTCTGCCTTGTTAACCTCTTTGGTAGACAGTGGATTGAAAACGAACGTGTAAATTTTCCACTGCTCCGCGTACCGCAATTTCTGAGCGAAGCTTTGGATGCAGGGAAAATGGGAACATTCCTTTCCAACAAATTTCTGCTCTGGGGGATTGGCATTCCGGTATTTATTCACCTGATTAACGGGTTAAGCTATCACTACCCGTCTATACCGCAACTTCCTTTACTTGTTCTTGCTGGACAATATTTTCCTAAATATGGACTTTTTTCCGGTTTCAACAAACTGCAATTGTACCTTGTCCCAGCCTATGTCGGCTTTGCCTTTCTTGCCACTCGGCAAATTGCCTTCAGCTTTTGGTTTTTCTACATTTTCGGTGCGCTGCTCATGGGTATTTTGTATGTTATGGGCTTTAATATTCCTCAGTCCGCTATGGGAATTAACTTTGGTCCCAACCTTGCGCGTCCGGCAGAAGCAACCGTTATCGGCTCAACCTTTGTTTTCTTTCTGTTCATTCTATGGCTTGCGCGCGAACACCTCGTCAGCGTCTTTAAGTCCGGTTTGCAAGATACTAAAGTCCATCATGGTGAAATTATTCCTGCGGCATGGTCAATGTGGGGAGCTATCGCCGGTATACTTATCATGATGATCTGGTGCTACTGGTTTGGTATGTCGATTGGTGGTGCTGTAGTCATGCCTCTTGTTTTCTTCATGATTATGCTGGTCGTCTCCCGTGTCATCACACAAGGTGGACTTCCACAATTCATGCTGACGGCTGCGCCATCAGACGGCGCTGCCGGTGTTCTTGGAACTCGCATCCTTGGGACAGCCGGTATTGCCATTACGGCAGTCATACAAAAAATGATGTTTCTTGATGTGCAGGAATCTCTCATGCCGAACCTCGTTCACGGCAACAAAATTTCTGAACATACCCAAAGCAAACGACGCTTCTTCATAGCGCTGACAATTCTTCTAGCATTATGTGTTTGCACAGCATTCTGCTCAATGCTGGTACTTGGCTACAAAACTGGACTTCGTGACTTACAGCTTGAAGTTGAAACACAATCCGTACTTTCAATTTACGAAAACGCAGGCAGACTTATTGATGCACCACTCAGCGCGAATTCATGGATCAGCGGCTTTGCACTGCTTGGTGCTATCTTCATGTGTATCTTGGTATTTTGTTTCTATAAATTCCCGTGGTGGCCACTACATCCGCTCGGTTTTCTTGCAGCATATAGCAAAAGTATGCGTATCCTATGGGTTTGCTTCTTCCTCGGCTGGCTTTGCAACTATCTTGTTCTCCACTACGGCGGAACCTCTCTATACAGAAAAGTACAGATGCTCTTTGTAGGGTTGATTATCGGTGACATGCTTATGGGAGGCGTGTGGGCTATTGTGAGCCTGTTCTCAGGGATTGTGTATCCGGTATTTCCGGAACTGGGAGGGTAG